The Hyalangium gracile genome includes a window with the following:
- a CDS encoding 2OG-Fe(II) oxygenase, whose translation MSEYVTHRDALTGPRLESLREALLASRFVARSPLMGTFQASKGFAFIFTEAGQATLLERFPFLSAYLSLVQNPATTRGLLPWRERLFGARKDRLRPNAFYLNLLLLEAGKSVGRHIDATLQDPSGVPGAVPEHVSVLYLEVPTGAQGGALHLLREDQSVGKVHPRRGLLVQFRGDLQHEVQPFTGGPEGALRASLVCEQYAFGPEALARIPAFRIQSKAGFAAYLDAHRDRESATQ comes from the coding sequence GTGAGCGAGTACGTCACCCACCGCGACGCGCTGACGGGCCCCCGGCTGGAGTCCCTCCGGGAGGCCCTGCTGGCGTCACGCTTCGTGGCACGCAGCCCGCTCATGGGGACGTTCCAGGCCAGCAAGGGCTTCGCCTTCATCTTCACGGAGGCGGGCCAGGCCACGCTGCTGGAGCGCTTCCCCTTCCTGAGCGCCTACCTCTCGCTGGTGCAGAATCCGGCGACGACGCGCGGACTGCTGCCGTGGCGCGAGCGACTGTTCGGCGCGCGCAAGGATCGCCTCCGGCCGAACGCCTTCTATCTGAACCTGCTGCTGCTCGAGGCCGGCAAGAGCGTGGGGCGCCACATCGACGCCACGCTCCAGGATCCGAGCGGCGTTCCAGGCGCGGTCCCCGAGCACGTCAGCGTGCTCTACCTGGAGGTGCCGACGGGGGCCCAGGGCGGAGCGCTGCACCTGCTGAGGGAGGACCAGTCGGTGGGCAAGGTCCATCCCCGCCGCGGGCTCCTGGTGCAGTTCCGCGGTGACCTCCAGCACGAGGTCCAGCCCTTCACGGGCGGCCCGGAGGGAGCGCTCCGGGCGAGCCTCGTCTGCGAGCAGTACGCGTTTGGCCCGGAGGCGCTGGCGCGCATCCCAGCGTTCCGGATCCAGTCCAAGGCAGGCTTCGCCGCCTACCTGGACGCGCATCGAGATCGCGAATCGGCAACACAGTAG
- a CDS encoding SRPBCC family protein: MIASVSSETAAPRNLTTMELKAEREIIISRTFNGPARIVFDAWTRPELVKRWWAPKSHCVEVVGCEADVRVGGKYRYTLRRDTGDQFSFYGEYSELTPHSRLVYTQIFEPFPDSPVVVTVTLTERNGKTHLVSHELYPSKEAREGALASGMEHGMRETMDQLDELVASLR; the protein is encoded by the coding sequence ATGATCGCAAGCGTTAGCAGTGAGACCGCCGCCCCGAGAAACCTCACCACGATGGAGCTCAAGGCCGAGCGCGAGATCATCATCTCGCGCACGTTCAACGGGCCGGCACGCATCGTGTTCGACGCCTGGACGCGACCCGAGCTGGTGAAGCGGTGGTGGGCGCCCAAGTCCCATTGCGTCGAAGTCGTCGGGTGCGAGGCCGACGTCCGGGTGGGCGGCAAGTATCGCTACACCCTGCGGCGCGACACGGGCGACCAGTTCTCGTTCTATGGCGAGTACTCCGAGCTCACTCCGCACTCGCGCCTGGTGTACACGCAGATCTTCGAGCCGTTCCCGGACTCGCCGGTGGTCGTCACTGTCACGCTCACCGAGCGCAATGGCAAGACGCACCTGGTCTCGCACGAGCTGTATCCGTCGAAGGAGGCTCGCGAGGGGGCTCTTGCCTCGGGCATGGAGCACGGCATGCGCGAGACGATGGACCAGCTCGACGAGCTCGTCGCGTCGCTTCGCTGA
- a CDS encoding ArsR/SmtB family transcription factor, translating to MVETFAALAEPNRFRIVELLRSGPCPVNEIGERLQLNQPQVSKHLRVLKEAGLVEVQPRAQQRLYELRAEPLRQLHEWLERYHQLWDARFGELDELIEELKDKEKDDDRKR from the coding sequence ATGGTCGAGACGTTCGCGGCTCTTGCCGAGCCCAATAGATTCCGAATCGTCGAGCTGCTGCGCTCCGGGCCTTGCCCCGTGAACGAGATCGGCGAGCGGCTGCAGCTCAACCAGCCGCAGGTCTCGAAGCACCTACGCGTTTTGAAGGAGGCGGGGCTCGTCGAGGTGCAGCCGCGCGCCCAGCAGCGGCTCTACGAGCTGCGCGCGGAGCCTCTCCGCCAACTTCATGAATGGCTCGAGCGCTATCACCAGCTCTGGGATGCGCGCTTCGGGGAACTGGACGAGCTCATTGAAGAGCTCAAGGACAAGGAGAAGGACGATGATCGCAAGCGTTAG
- a CDS encoding serine/threonine protein kinase encodes MTLRDTRPHPEMVPGVGIGPWVVRERHDRGSFGLIFRVERAGHPEAGSFALKLALHPDDPRFVREVDLLQRVVHPSVPRFEDRGWWTGEEGLLFPYVVMEWVEGVLLYDWARERPRTSAEVLQLLAQLAEALAVAHAADGLHRDVKGNNVLVTVEGRAVLLDWGCGTYAGAKELTDSVLPPGTSSYRTPEAHRWVWAHRKTGEPYEAGPPDDIYALGVAAYRMCTRMYPPVPEEVSGPQRRVLPPGDLATVSKGLERLVLSALSEERHSRPPAQALAVGFLEAAGDKDASKPIVPTTSAAKTERASKPGPPPEFVIPWWLSASVAAMVGGLVVFAAFKLTSPPQPDPSYFVVEQQRQSPSPEIPDAGVADEVLSSAHDVGRVVMPSYVLGAKMPNTPLPGQRKPPCEPRLQRVINGGCWVPIGTAKPPCGPTAVDYEGGCYMPVYDAPRQPTSGEP; translated from the coding sequence ATGACTCTTCGCGACACGCGTCCGCATCCCGAGATGGTCCCCGGAGTGGGGATAGGCCCGTGGGTGGTGCGAGAGCGGCATGACAGGGGTTCCTTCGGGCTCATCTTTCGAGTGGAGCGAGCCGGCCACCCCGAAGCCGGCAGCTTCGCGCTGAAGCTGGCCCTGCATCCCGACGACCCGCGCTTCGTGCGCGAGGTGGATCTGTTGCAGCGCGTGGTGCATCCCTCGGTGCCTCGCTTCGAGGATCGGGGCTGGTGGACGGGGGAGGAGGGGTTGCTGTTCCCCTATGTCGTCATGGAGTGGGTGGAGGGAGTGCTCCTGTACGACTGGGCGCGTGAGCGACCGCGCACGTCGGCAGAGGTGCTGCAACTCCTGGCGCAACTGGCGGAGGCCCTGGCTGTGGCGCACGCCGCCGACGGCCTGCACCGCGACGTGAAGGGAAACAACGTGCTCGTCACGGTCGAGGGACGCGCCGTCCTGCTCGATTGGGGTTGCGGCACCTATGCCGGAGCGAAGGAACTGACGGACTCGGTCTTGCCTCCGGGCACCAGCAGCTACCGCACGCCCGAGGCCCACCGCTGGGTCTGGGCGCACCGGAAGACAGGGGAGCCCTACGAGGCCGGCCCTCCGGATGACATCTACGCGCTGGGAGTGGCGGCCTACCGGATGTGCACCCGCATGTATCCGCCAGTCCCTGAGGAGGTTTCTGGTCCGCAGCGGCGGGTGCTTCCGCCTGGCGACCTGGCCACGGTGAGCAAGGGCCTCGAGCGGCTTGTTCTGTCAGCGCTCTCCGAAGAGCGGCACTCGCGCCCACCAGCACAGGCTCTGGCCGTCGGCTTCTTGGAAGCGGCCGGCGACAAGGACGCCTCCAAGCCCATTGTCCCAACGACTTCCGCAGCCAAGACGGAGCGCGCATCCAAGCCGGGCCCGCCGCCGGAGTTCGTTATTCCGTGGTGGCTCTCGGCCAGCGTGGCGGCGATGGTGGGAGGGCTCGTGGTGTTCGCGGCATTCAAGCTGACGTCCCCGCCTCAGCCGGATCCCTCGTACTTCGTAGTGGAACAGCAGCGGCAATCGCCCTCTCCAGAGATCCCTGATGCCGGCGTGGCGGATGAGGTGCTGTCGAGCGCGCATGATGTGGGCCGAGTGGTGATGCCCTCCTATGTGCTCGGAGCGAAAATGCCCAACACGCCATTACCGGGTCAGCGCAAGCCGCCTTGCGAGCCGCGCCTGCAGCGCGTCATCAACGGTGGATGCTGGGTACCTATCGGGACCGCGAAGCCACCATGCGGACCCACCGCTGTGGACTACGAGGGCGGCTGTTACATGCCTGTCTACGATGCTCCCCGCCAGCCCACCTCGGGAGAGCCATGA
- a CDS encoding S1 RNA-binding domain-containing protein encodes MSDEKSGSGAGGFGPKKPKATFGDVMLGIPSGRGGEREGRGGDRGGDRGGDRGGRGGPDRRGGGEREARPKPEGENGGASAGAPREDRRPRGGGGGDRGPRGGGGGGERKGGGERKPQGPMVVVKRASGVIETRGPVGEQPAAATESAPAGEAPAAEATAAPTPAPTPAPTPRPAPAPAPSSALYEEVPESESFAQMFEAQVKEGGVPARRSVRIGEKVTGKIFQLGADTAFVSLDGVKSEAMIELRELKDDEGILRYGVGDTLEAHVIEAGARGIQLSRALTKGSANMAMLAEARASGMPVEGMVLGVNKGGVEVAIGDVRAFCPISQLDIRFVEKPDQFIGEKLTFRVTEVRERNVVLSRRALLEEEQKKLAEQTRKGLSEGKVVKGKVTGVRDFGVFVDLGGVEGMIPVSELSHVRVGHPSEVVKVGDEVEVEILRLEAAQPNSPDKAKQKERITLSMRSRQEDPFKAALATLKEGDRLQGKVVRLQAFGAFVELRPGVDGLVHISALSDRRIAHPRDVVKEGETIWVVIEKIDPNEKRIGLRKITEEEAQRPPEERPAPEAKAAKPAEPAAPRPKVGQVVVGKVDRIEPYGVFLQFPGGKGLIPAAETGTDRGTDLRKHYSLGQELKVAILDIDASGKIRLSITAAERAEERAELDAWQKSQKPTGGGGKGFGTLADLLKNKKV; translated from the coding sequence GTGAGCGACGAGAAGAGCGGTTCTGGAGCAGGTGGGTTTGGCCCCAAGAAGCCAAAGGCCACCTTCGGTGACGTGATGCTCGGTATCCCCTCGGGCCGCGGTGGCGAGCGCGAGGGCCGTGGCGGCGATCGCGGCGGCGACCGGGGAGGAGACCGGGGCGGCCGTGGTGGGCCGGACCGCCGTGGCGGCGGTGAGCGCGAGGCGCGTCCCAAGCCCGAGGGAGAGAATGGCGGCGCGTCCGCTGGCGCTCCTCGCGAGGATCGGCGTCCCCGTGGCGGTGGCGGTGGCGATCGCGGTCCGCGCGGTGGTGGCGGCGGCGGCGAGCGCAAGGGCGGGGGTGAGCGCAAGCCCCAGGGCCCGATGGTCGTCGTGAAGCGCGCCTCGGGCGTCATCGAGACGCGAGGCCCGGTGGGCGAGCAGCCCGCCGCGGCGACCGAGTCGGCTCCGGCGGGTGAGGCTCCAGCCGCCGAGGCCACGGCCGCTCCGACGCCCGCGCCGACGCCTGCTCCCACGCCGCGCCCGGCTCCCGCGCCTGCTCCGAGCAGCGCCCTCTATGAGGAGGTGCCCGAGAGCGAGTCCTTCGCGCAGATGTTCGAGGCGCAGGTGAAGGAGGGCGGCGTCCCTGCCCGGCGCAGCGTGCGCATCGGCGAGAAGGTGACGGGCAAGATCTTCCAGCTCGGCGCGGACACCGCGTTCGTGTCGCTCGATGGCGTCAAGAGCGAGGCGATGATCGAGCTGCGCGAGCTCAAGGACGACGAGGGCATCCTGCGCTACGGCGTGGGCGACACGCTCGAGGCGCACGTCATCGAGGCGGGCGCTCGCGGCATCCAGCTGAGCCGGGCGCTGACCAAGGGCAGCGCGAACATGGCCATGCTGGCCGAGGCGCGCGCCTCGGGCATGCCTGTCGAGGGCATGGTGCTGGGGGTGAACAAGGGCGGCGTCGAGGTGGCCATCGGCGATGTGCGCGCCTTCTGCCCCATCAGCCAGCTGGACATCCGCTTCGTGGAGAAGCCGGATCAGTTCATCGGCGAGAAGCTCACCTTCCGCGTCACCGAGGTGCGCGAGCGCAACGTGGTGCTGTCGCGGCGCGCGCTGCTCGAGGAGGAGCAGAAGAAGCTGGCGGAGCAGACGCGCAAGGGCCTGTCCGAGGGCAAGGTCGTCAAGGGCAAGGTCACCGGCGTGCGTGACTTCGGCGTCTTCGTGGACCTGGGCGGCGTGGAGGGGATGATCCCCGTCTCCGAGCTGTCCCACGTGCGCGTGGGCCACCCCAGCGAGGTGGTGAAGGTGGGCGACGAGGTGGAGGTGGAGATCCTCCGTCTCGAGGCGGCCCAGCCGAACTCGCCGGACAAGGCCAAGCAGAAGGAGCGCATCACGCTGTCCATGCGCTCGCGCCAGGAGGATCCGTTCAAGGCGGCGCTGGCCACCCTCAAGGAGGGCGACCGGCTGCAGGGCAAGGTCGTCCGGCTGCAGGCGTTCGGCGCCTTCGTGGAGCTGCGGCCGGGCGTGGATGGCCTGGTGCACATCTCCGCGCTGTCCGATCGCCGTATCGCGCACCCGCGTGACGTGGTGAAGGAGGGCGAGACGATCTGGGTGGTGATCGAGAAGATCGATCCGAACGAGAAGCGGATCGGCCTGCGGAAGATCACCGAGGAGGAGGCGCAGCGTCCTCCCGAGGAGCGTCCGGCCCCCGAAGCGAAGGCTGCCAAGCCGGCCGAGCCCGCGGCCCCGCGCCCGAAGGTGGGCCAAGTGGTGGTGGGCAAGGTGGATCGCATCGAGCCCTACGGCGTGTTCCTGCAGTTCCCGGGCGGCAAGGGCCTCATCCCGGCGGCGGAGACGGGCACGGATCGCGGCACGGATCTGCGCAAGCACTACTCGCTGGGCCAGGAGCTGAAGGTGGCCATCCTGGACATCGACGCGTCGGGGAAGATCCGGCTGTCGATCACTGCGGCCGAGCGGGCGGAGGAGCGCGCGGAGCTGGACGCGTGGCAGAAGAGCCAGAAGCCCACCGGCGGTGGCGGCAAGGGATTCGGCACGCTCGCGGACCTGTTGAAGAACAAGAAGGTCTGA
- the murJ gene encoding murein biosynthesis integral membrane protein MurJ produces MFVAAGILASRLMGLVRERVFAHYLGNAEAAAVFRAALRIPNFLQNLFGEGVLSGSFIPVYAQLLGEKKQEEADRLAGAIFGLLAVAVSAVVAVGMLATPLFVDLIAPGFEGESRALAIQLVRIIFPGTGLLVMSAWCLGILNSHRRFLLSYLAPVAWNLVLIATLVAMGGRSGEQRLVEWLSHAVVLGSFLQFAVQVPSVLRLLGRFRPALSVASASVRRVLRSFVSVVIGRGVVQISAYVDTAVASLLSERTLSSLFYAQTIYLIPVSLFGMAVSAAELPEMSRTTGGAAPEEVSAKLRERLDAASRRVAFFVVPSAAAFLFIGDVVGATLLQTGRFTAADSRFVWYLLMGAAVGLVSSTVGRLYSSAFYALKDPNTPLRFAVLRVAVSAGLTWALGLYLPGLLGLPRHLGGFFITGVSGAVAWLEAWLLRRSLAGRIGGHVGPPPGLLPKLWACAAGAGLVALGVKLLLARLLGPMAGVAEEWGGGVLVPPALHPVITAAGVILPFGIVYFALTAALGMPQALAVFRRFRRLVKR; encoded by the coding sequence CTGTTCGTCGCCGCCGGCATCCTCGCCTCGCGCCTGATGGGCCTGGTGCGCGAGCGCGTCTTCGCCCACTACCTGGGAAACGCGGAGGCGGCGGCCGTCTTCCGAGCGGCGCTGCGCATCCCCAACTTCCTGCAGAACCTCTTCGGCGAGGGGGTGCTCTCCGGCTCCTTCATCCCGGTGTACGCCCAGCTCCTGGGAGAGAAGAAGCAGGAGGAGGCGGACCGGCTGGCGGGGGCCATCTTCGGGCTGCTCGCGGTGGCCGTCAGCGCGGTGGTGGCGGTGGGCATGCTCGCCACGCCCCTGTTCGTGGACCTCATCGCCCCGGGCTTCGAGGGCGAGTCCCGCGCGCTGGCCATCCAGCTGGTGCGCATCATCTTCCCCGGCACGGGGCTGCTGGTGATGTCGGCGTGGTGCCTGGGCATCCTCAACAGCCATCGCCGCTTCCTGCTGTCCTACCTGGCGCCGGTGGCGTGGAACCTCGTCCTCATCGCCACGCTGGTGGCCATGGGCGGGCGCAGCGGCGAGCAGCGGCTGGTGGAGTGGCTCTCCCATGCGGTGGTGCTGGGCAGCTTCCTCCAGTTCGCCGTGCAGGTGCCGTCCGTGCTGCGGCTGCTGGGGCGGTTCCGGCCCGCGCTCTCCGTGGCGAGCGCCTCGGTGCGCCGGGTGCTGCGCAGCTTCGTCTCGGTGGTGATTGGCCGGGGCGTGGTGCAGATCAGCGCCTATGTGGACACGGCCGTGGCGTCGCTGCTGTCCGAGCGGACCCTGTCCTCCCTCTTCTACGCGCAGACGATCTACCTCATCCCCGTGAGCCTGTTCGGCATGGCGGTGTCCGCCGCCGAGCTGCCGGAGATGTCTCGCACCACCGGCGGCGCGGCCCCCGAGGAGGTGAGCGCGAAGCTGCGCGAGCGCCTGGACGCCGCCTCTCGCCGGGTGGCCTTCTTCGTCGTGCCCTCGGCCGCCGCGTTCCTCTTCATTGGTGACGTGGTGGGCGCCACGCTCCTGCAGACGGGTCGCTTCACCGCCGCGGACTCGCGCTTCGTCTGGTACCTGTTGATGGGCGCGGCGGTGGGCCTGGTGTCCTCCACGGTGGGCCGGCTCTACTCCTCCGCCTTCTACGCGCTGAAGGATCCCAACACGCCCCTGCGCTTCGCTGTCCTCCGAGTGGCCGTGAGCGCGGGCCTCACCTGGGCCCTGGGCCTGTACCTGCCTGGCCTGCTGGGGCTGCCTCGGCACCTGGGTGGCTTCTTCATTACGGGCGTCTCGGGCGCGGTCGCCTGGCTGGAGGCGTGGCTGCTGCGCCGGAGCCTGGCTGGGCGCATAGGGGGCCATGTAGGTCCACCTCCTGGGCTGCTGCCGAAGCTGTGGGCCTGTGCCGCCGGGGCCGGGCTCGTGGCGCTGGGCGTCAAGCTGCTGCTGGCGCGGTTGCTGGGGCCCATGGCGGGGGTGGCGGAGGAGTGGGGTGGGGGCGTGCTCGTACCTCCCGCGCTGCACCCGGTCATCACGGCCGCTGGCGTCATTCTTCCCTTTGGAATCGTCTATTTCGCTCTCACGGCGGCCCTGGGCATGCCCCAGGCCCTCGCGGTGTTCCGTCGGTTCCGGAGGCTCGTGAAGCGGTAG
- a CDS encoding ferritin family protein, whose protein sequence is MAGPADSDLLNDVARIRRVLARELETINEYEAFAQASSHPEVRAFFLHLAAEEKEHVSEATQMLRMLDSAQNAHFANPIEPGHFQKAIGAATAPSAATSPPPAPTPAGGGNTAGRPVEPISHLPPQRVIYGLTAPPSENAYPLTVGSLRRPGGGGGGRGGGR, encoded by the coding sequence ATGGCGGGTCCCGCGGACAGCGATCTGTTGAATGACGTGGCGCGCATCCGGCGTGTGCTGGCGCGCGAGCTGGAGACCATCAACGAGTACGAGGCGTTCGCCCAGGCCTCCTCGCACCCCGAGGTCCGCGCCTTCTTCCTGCACCTGGCCGCCGAGGAGAAGGAGCACGTCTCCGAGGCCACCCAGATGCTGCGCATGCTGGACAGCGCGCAGAACGCCCACTTCGCCAATCCCATCGAGCCGGGCCACTTCCAGAAGGCCATCGGCGCGGCCACCGCTCCCTCGGCTGCCACCTCTCCTCCCCCCGCGCCCACGCCTGCTGGCGGCGGGAACACCGCGGGCCGTCCTGTCGAGCCCATCTCCCACCTCCCCCCTCAGCGCGTCATCTACGGTCTGACCGCTCCTCCCTCCGAGAACGCCTACCCGCTCACCGTGGGTTCGCTCAGGCGTCCCGGCGGCGGGGGCGGTGGCCGGGGTGGCGGTCGCTGA
- a CDS encoding family 1 encapsulin nanocompartment shell protein: MPDFLGHAENPLREEEWSRLNETVIQVARRSLVGRRILDIYGPLGAGVQTVPHDEYQGVSAGAVDIVGEQETATVFTDQRKFKTIPIIYKDFLLHWRDIEAARIHNMPLDVSAAAGAAALCAQQEDELIFYGDPKLGHEGLMTATGRLTVPLGDWTNPGAGYMAIVEATRKLNEHGHYGPYAVVLSPRLYSILHRIFEKTGVLEIETIRQLASDGVFQSNRLRGDSGVVVSTGRENMDLAVAMDMVTAYLGASRMNHPFRVLEALILRIKHPDSICTLEGATPPPQRK, from the coding sequence ATGCCTGACTTCCTTGGACATGCAGAGAACCCGCTCCGTGAAGAGGAGTGGTCCCGCCTCAATGAGACCGTGATCCAGGTGGCGCGCCGCTCCCTGGTGGGCCGCCGCATCCTGGACATCTATGGTCCGCTGGGCGCGGGCGTGCAGACGGTGCCCCACGACGAGTACCAGGGCGTCTCCGCGGGCGCGGTGGACATCGTCGGCGAGCAGGAGACGGCCACCGTCTTCACGGATCAGCGCAAGTTCAAGACGATCCCCATCATCTACAAGGACTTCCTGCTGCACTGGCGCGACATCGAGGCGGCCCGCATCCACAACATGCCGCTGGACGTGTCGGCCGCGGCCGGCGCCGCCGCCCTCTGCGCACAGCAGGAAGACGAGCTCATCTTCTACGGCGATCCCAAGCTCGGCCACGAGGGGCTGATGACGGCCACCGGCCGGCTCACCGTGCCGCTCGGGGACTGGACGAACCCGGGCGCCGGCTACATGGCCATCGTCGAGGCCACCCGCAAGCTCAACGAGCACGGCCACTACGGCCCCTACGCCGTGGTGCTCTCGCCGCGCCTGTACTCGATCCTGCACCGCATCTTCGAGAAGACGGGCGTGCTGGAGATCGAGACCATCCGCCAGCTCGCCTCGGACGGCGTGTTCCAGTCCAACCGGCTGCGCGGGGACTCGGGCGTGGTGGTGTCCACCGGCCGCGAGAACATGGACCTGGCCGTGGCCATGGACATGGTCACCGCCTACCTGGGCGCCTCGCGGATGAACCACCCGTTCCGCGTGCTCGAGGCGCTCATCCTGCGCATCAAGCACCCGGACTCCATCTGCACGCTCGAGGGCGCCACCCCTCCTCCGCAGCGCAAGTAG
- a CDS encoding sigma-54-dependent transcriptional regulator: MVKVLVLDDEANLRKVLAAMLRREGYDVTVAMDGEQGLAEFQKNGADIVVTDLVMPKVGGMEVLSTIKGANPDVPVIIITAHGTVDSAVEAIKAGAFDYITKPFDQAELSAVIAKASKAHESNRRSVRPDIKARAAIIGESAQIQDVYKIIDKVADTPSTVLITGESGTGKELIATALHGASSRRDKPFIKINCAAIPHNLIESELFGYERGAFTGAVTSKPGRFELADGGTLFLDEIGEIPVEMQVKLLRALQEGEFERVGGIKTTRVDVRLIAATNRDLQAEIEAGRFRKDLYYRLAVVPIGLPALRERRSDIPMLARHFVDKYNRRLNKKIEDIGDDAMALLQAYNWPGNIRELENLIERVLLFADGPLITARDLPEPVRQGAGAPHPGSPASSSGVEAPTGEAGLKDIIRMKAAELEKDLITKALEETGGNVTRAAKLLQISRKSLQTKMKEFGLRDTAPEGKDEGKDEGPGKDEGPDE; this comes from the coding sequence ATGGTCAAGGTCCTGGTCCTCGACGACGAGGCGAACCTGCGCAAGGTGCTCGCCGCCATGCTGCGGCGAGAGGGCTATGACGTCACCGTCGCCATGGACGGCGAGCAGGGCCTCGCCGAGTTCCAGAAGAACGGCGCGGACATCGTCGTCACCGATCTGGTGATGCCCAAGGTGGGCGGCATGGAGGTGCTGTCCACCATCAAGGGCGCCAACCCGGACGTGCCCGTCATCATCATCACCGCCCACGGCACGGTGGACTCCGCCGTGGAGGCCATCAAGGCCGGCGCCTTCGACTACATCACCAAGCCCTTCGATCAGGCGGAGCTGTCGGCCGTCATCGCCAAGGCCTCCAAGGCCCACGAGAGCAACCGGCGCTCGGTGCGCCCGGACATCAAGGCGCGCGCGGCCATCATCGGCGAGTCCGCGCAGATCCAGGACGTCTACAAGATCATCGACAAGGTGGCGGACACGCCCTCCACGGTGCTGATTACGGGCGAGAGCGGCACGGGCAAGGAGCTCATCGCCACCGCCCTGCACGGCGCCTCCAGCCGCCGGGACAAGCCCTTCATCAAGATCAACTGCGCGGCCATCCCGCACAACCTCATCGAGTCCGAGCTGTTCGGCTACGAGCGCGGCGCCTTCACCGGCGCCGTCACCTCCAAGCCCGGCCGGTTCGAGCTGGCCGACGGCGGCACGCTCTTCCTGGACGAGATCGGCGAGATCCCCGTGGAGATGCAGGTGAAGCTGCTGCGCGCGCTCCAGGAGGGCGAGTTCGAGCGCGTGGGCGGCATCAAGACGACGCGGGTGGACGTGCGCCTCATCGCCGCCACCAACCGCGATCTCCAGGCGGAGATCGAGGCCGGGCGCTTCCGCAAGGATCTCTACTACCGGCTGGCGGTGGTCCCCATCGGGCTGCCCGCCCTGCGCGAGCGCCGCAGCGACATCCCCATGCTCGCGCGGCACTTCGTGGACAAGTACAACCGCCGCCTCAACAAGAAGATCGAGGACATCGGCGACGACGCGATGGCGCTGCTGCAGGCCTACAACTGGCCCGGCAACATCCGCGAGCTGGAGAACCTCATCGAGCGCGTGCTGCTCTTCGCGGACGGGCCGCTCATCACCGCCAGGGATCTACCGGAGCCGGTGCGGCAGGGCGCGGGTGCCCCGCATCCAGGCTCGCCCGCCAGCTCCTCGGGGGTGGAGGCGCCCACGGGTGAGGCAGGGCTCAAGGACATCATCCGCATGAAGGCGGCCGAGCTCGAGAAGGACCTCATCACCAAGGCCCTCGAGGAGACCGGCGGCAACGTGACGCGAGCGGCCAAGCTGCTGCAGATCAGCCGCAAGAGCCTCCAGACGAAGATGAAGGAGTTCGGCCTGCGCGACACCGCCCCCGAGGGCAAGGACGAGGGCAAGGACGAGGGGCCAGGCAAGGACGAAGGTCCGGACGAATGA
- a CDS encoding M23 family metallopeptidase, translated as MRPSLPTLGEPPKRSRFGSVVVFSLILGGAAGGVWWWKQNKGALPLQQPPAAVAVSPQDAGTTTAAAPTPPPAPVDPLVAAGLQRASVKIDGPLETALVQASGPTVGPALAQVVTRSLVWWVRVPNEILRGDTLDVLYQPREGEEPLVHAVRFVSGKTGQTHRAYRFVVDATARFYQPDGQEMEERLEHSPLDDYEQVTSLLRDGRGHKGVDFKAPVGTPVKAPFTGVVKRKNWNFSSNGNCIELEELGGKRRRALFLHLSELPKSLKAGARFSLGQVIAESGNSGRSYAPHLHYQLMTQDDRVIDPFESHRTYRRTLDADRRSALDAEIRRMDSLLSPPVAGN; from the coding sequence ATGCGGCCGTCTCTTCCCACACTCGGTGAACCCCCGAAGCGCAGCCGCTTCGGCTCCGTCGTCGTCTTCTCGCTGATTCTGGGCGGGGCGGCTGGAGGCGTGTGGTGGTGGAAGCAGAACAAGGGCGCGCTGCCGCTCCAGCAGCCCCCTGCCGCCGTCGCCGTCTCCCCGCAGGACGCGGGCACGACGACCGCCGCGGCGCCCACGCCTCCTCCGGCGCCGGTGGATCCGCTCGTCGCGGCCGGCCTGCAGCGCGCCTCGGTGAAGATCGACGGTCCGCTGGAGACGGCGCTCGTCCAGGCCTCAGGGCCCACGGTGGGACCCGCGCTGGCGCAGGTGGTGACGCGCAGCCTCGTGTGGTGGGTGCGGGTGCCCAACGAGATCCTCCGTGGGGACACCCTGGACGTGCTCTACCAGCCGCGCGAGGGCGAGGAGCCGCTCGTGCACGCCGTGCGCTTCGTGAGCGGCAAGACGGGCCAGACGCACCGCGCCTACCGCTTCGTGGTGGACGCCACCGCCCGCTTCTACCAGCCGGACGGCCAGGAGATGGAGGAGCGCCTGGAGCACTCGCCGCTGGACGACTACGAGCAGGTGACGTCCCTGCTGCGCGACGGCCGAGGCCACAAGGGCGTGGACTTCAAGGCGCCGGTGGGCACGCCGGTGAAGGCTCCCTTCACGGGAGTGGTGAAGCGCAAGAACTGGAACTTCAGCAGCAACGGCAACTGCATCGAGTTGGAGGAACTCGGCGGCAAGCGGCGGCGTGCGCTCTTCCTCCACCTCTCGGAGCTGCCGAAGAGCCTCAAGGCCGGCGCGCGCTTCTCCCTGGGCCAGGTCATCGCCGAGAGCGGCAACAGCGGCCGCTCCTACGCCCCGCACCTGCACTATCAGCTCATGACGCAGGATGACCGGGTGATCGATCCGTTCGAGAGCCACCGGACCTACCGGCGCACCCTGGACGCGGACCGGCGCTCGGCCCTCGATGCCGAGATCCGGCGGATGGACTCGCTGCTGAGCCCGCCCGTGGCTGGCAACTGA